A part of Salvelinus alpinus chromosome 23, SLU_Salpinus.1, whole genome shotgun sequence genomic DNA contains:
- the LOC139551283 gene encoding calcium-activated potassium channel subunit beta-2-like, protein MGQLLGSPARPFQQSVRSASSVSRGGRGVSGKMFFVTGAKSAGGASSGGGTTRSIYQKFRDVDLLDKKTVTALKAGEDRAILLGLAMVIASIMMYFVLGITILRSYASSVWTEESVCIVVNSTITADVNCSYSCGSDCWRGSKYPCLQVYVSVNTTGRLSRLSHNEESWDSNFECFYVPKCQKDTAAMHHMIVNISERLKPHQQVPCYYDPSDQQESALLTRLYGHSAVFYSLFWPSCMLTGGTAIIFMVKLTQYLSIMCEQVVKIKR, encoded by the exons ATGGGCCAGCTGTTGGGAAGCCCTGCAAG GCCGTTCCAGCAGTCTGTCCGCTCCGCTTCTTCTGTGAGCAGAGGAGGTCGTGGGGTGTCTGGGAAGATGTTCTTTGTGACAGGTGCCAAAAGTGCAGGAGGGGCATCATCGGGAGGAGGAACGACGAG GTCCATCTACCAGAAGTTCCGGGATGTTGACCTGCTGGACAAGAAGACGGTGACGGCTCTGAAAGCTGGGGAGGACCGGGCTATTCTCCTGGGCCTGGCCATGGTCATTGCGTCGATCATGATGTACTTTGTCCTGGGCATCACCATACTACGCTCTTACGCAAGCAG TGTGTGGACAGAGGAGAGTGTCTGTATCGTGGTCAACTCCACCATCACGGCAGACGTGAACTGCTCTTACAGCTGTGGCTCGGACTGCTGGAGAGGCTCCAAGTACCCCTGTCTGCAGGTCTACGTCAGTGTCAACACCACGGGCAGGCTCAGCCGCTTATCTCACAACGAGGAGAGCTGGGACTCCAACTTTGAG TGTTTCTACGTACCAAAGTGCCAGAAGGACACTGCAGCCATGCACCACATGATCGTGAACATCTCAGAACGCCTGAAGCCGCACCAGCAGGTGCCCTGCTATTACGACCCCAGCGACCAGCAGGAGAGCGCCCTCCTGACCCGACTGTACGGCCACAGCGCTGTCTTCTACTCGCTCTTCTGGCCCTCCTGCATGCTCACCGGGGGCACTGCCATCATCTTCATGGTCAAACTCACCCAGTACCTCTCCATTATGTGTGAGCAGGTAGTCAAGATCAAGAGGTGA